From a single Endozoicomonas euniceicola genomic region:
- the phrB gene encoding deoxyribodipyrimidine photo-lyase has translation MQQNLGLVWFRSDLRVLDNPALYHASQQCSQVIGVYLLFPRQWRLQHDSNNKLYFWMQNLKALENELGRLNIPLIIAPAESFNKAPATLLKLAEKFTIPSLWLNDEYGVYEQQRDDDTERLFRQKNIPCHRYHQQTLFIPGTLRNMQGQYFKVFTPFKRSLFQRITPEQLQPLPAPEKQAPLPLEYTNPESLEQHFPATARNIDDHWPAGEAVAHNRLNTFLVNTIEQYHNQRDFPAIAGTSSLSPWLTAGTLSVRQCFHQALQANNGELDTGNPGITTWLGELIWREFYKHILYGFPRVSRHRAFKPETERLTWRNDPTLLKAWQTGETGFPLVDAAMRQLTSTGWMHNRLRMVTAMFLSKNLLLDWRLGEQFFMEHLIDGDLAANNGGWQWSASTGTDAAPYFRMFNPTSQSEKFDSEGAFIRQWLPELAHLDNRRIHAPYQKNSQLALSYPPPVVNHSDSRQRVMEAFKALKSQL, from the coding sequence ATGCAACAAAATCTTGGACTTGTATGGTTCAGATCCGATCTCAGGGTTCTGGACAACCCCGCCCTTTATCATGCGAGTCAGCAATGCTCTCAGGTTATTGGTGTCTATCTATTGTTTCCGCGGCAATGGCGTCTACAGCACGATAGCAATAACAAACTCTATTTCTGGATGCAGAACCTCAAGGCTCTGGAAAACGAACTGGGCAGGTTAAACATCCCTCTGATTATTGCCCCGGCAGAATCATTCAACAAAGCCCCGGCAACCCTGCTTAAACTGGCGGAAAAGTTTACTATTCCGTCGCTCTGGCTGAACGATGAATATGGGGTTTACGAACAACAGCGGGACGATGACACTGAGCGTTTATTCAGGCAGAAGAATATTCCCTGCCACCGCTATCATCAGCAAACCCTGTTTATTCCGGGTACCCTGCGAAACATGCAGGGTCAGTACTTCAAAGTTTTTACACCTTTCAAAAGAAGTCTGTTCCAGCGCATCACCCCGGAACAACTTCAACCACTGCCCGCCCCTGAAAAACAGGCTCCTTTACCCCTGGAGTACACGAACCCCGAATCACTGGAGCAGCATTTTCCAGCCACCGCCAGAAACATTGATGACCACTGGCCTGCTGGTGAAGCGGTGGCGCATAACAGGCTCAACACCTTTCTGGTGAATACCATCGAGCAATACCATAACCAGCGGGACTTTCCAGCCATAGCCGGAACCAGCTCGCTCTCCCCCTGGCTGACCGCTGGTACCTTGTCGGTCAGACAGTGTTTCCATCAGGCACTGCAGGCAAACAATGGTGAGCTGGATACCGGCAATCCGGGTATCACCACATGGCTCGGTGAGCTGATCTGGCGAGAGTTTTATAAACATATACTGTATGGATTTCCCCGGGTTTCCAGGCACCGGGCTTTCAAACCTGAAACCGAAAGACTGACCTGGCGGAATGACCCAACACTACTCAAAGCCTGGCAGACAGGAGAAACCGGTTTTCCCCTGGTGGACGCCGCCATGCGCCAGCTGACCAGTACCGGCTGGATGCACAACCGACTGCGTATGGTCACGGCCATGTTCCTGTCGAAAAATCTGCTGCTCGACTGGCGGCTGGGGGAACAGTTTTTTATGGAACACCTGATTGATGGCGATCTGGCCGCTAATAATGGCGGCTGGCAATGGTCTGCCAGCACCGGTACCGATGCCGCGCCTTACTTTCGGATGTTTAACCCCACCAGCCAGTCCGAAAAGTTTGACAGTGAGGGAGCATTCATCCGGCAATGGCTGCCGGAACTGGCGCATCTGGATAACCGGCGGATACATGCGCCGTACCAGAAAAACAGCCAGCTGGCACTGAGCTATCCGCCGCCTGTCGTCAATCACAGTGACTCAAGACAGCGGGTGATGGAAGCCTTTAAGGCACTCAAAAGCCAGCTTTAA
- a CDS encoding peptide deformylase, with protein MGKLVLFGSALLIALILLAILDTSEQAAIGLLKNEKLVLFQFDNPEHKAILNTPTQPVRKLPDKRIDALIDAMQKLITTNVAGISANQVGKPLQLFLIAPPPMASSSVPAEVFINPVITKVSGQKVCFWHGCLSAKGKPFGKTATWSEITLQAQDARGNTFTRDLKGMDAIVAQHEFRHLLGGGYHDHAKEFHDEKELMRLIFQKKEIYIQACDDKAPFLLSGYQPGERIEEYAKRTGR; from the coding sequence GTGGGAAAACTGGTTCTGTTTGGTAGTGCGTTACTCATTGCCTTGATTTTACTGGCTATTCTTGACACCTCTGAACAAGCTGCCATCGGCTTGCTCAAAAACGAGAAGCTGGTCCTTTTTCAGTTTGATAATCCCGAACATAAAGCGATTCTGAATACCCCCACGCAGCCGGTTCGCAAACTGCCAGACAAGCGCATTGACGCACTGATTGACGCCATGCAGAAATTGATAACCACCAACGTTGCAGGTATATCCGCCAATCAGGTCGGTAAGCCGTTGCAGCTGTTTCTGATTGCGCCGCCCCCCATGGCGAGCAGCTCCGTACCGGCTGAGGTTTTCATTAATCCTGTAATTACAAAAGTGTCCGGACAGAAGGTCTGCTTCTGGCATGGTTGCCTTAGTGCCAAAGGCAAGCCTTTTGGCAAAACAGCCACCTGGAGCGAAATCACCCTTCAGGCTCAGGATGCCAGAGGCAACACGTTTACCCGAGACCTGAAAGGTATGGACGCTATTGTGGCGCAACATGAATTCCGTCACCTGCTGGGCGGCGGATATCATGACCATGCCAAAGAGTTTCATGACGAAAAAGAGCTGATGCGTTTAATCTTCCAGAAGAAAGAAATCTATATCCAGGCGTGTGATGACAAGGCACCCTTTTTGCTGAGTGGCTATCAGCCTGGTGAGCGCATTGAAGAGTACGCAAAACGGACAGGCCGTTAA
- a CDS encoding RNA-guided endonuclease InsQ/TnpB family protein, producing MLRATKVRIYPTSEQAEFLDRQFDAVRFVWNKALAIKVHYYKVRGQSLSPKKHLKPLLAKAKKSRKYSWLKNADSIALQQATINLDTAFQNFFNPKLQARFPRFKKKHGKQSSYHCTSVSVGDNWIKIPKRKPIRAKVHREIVGKVKSVTLSRTLTGKYFASILADDTQEQPKQIDNLEANQVVGVDMGIADLAITSTGHKTGNPRFLKKAQRNLKRKQQALSRCKKGSKGRHKARLLVAKAHERVAFARNDFQHKLSKQLIDENQAVIVETLKVKNMLKNKRLARSIVDAGWHSLITKLEYKAKQEGKHLVKIDQWFASSKTCSVCDLKQEKMPLRIRSWECSCGAIHDRDINAARNIKKQGILKLKAEGLSVSADGGLRKSGRLSVAA from the coding sequence ATGCTGAGAGCCACCAAAGTACGAATCTATCCAACATCAGAGCAGGCGGAATTTCTCGACCGTCAGTTTGATGCTGTGCGGTTCGTATGGAACAAGGCCCTGGCTATTAAGGTTCATTATTACAAGGTTCGTGGGCAGAGCCTTTCTCCCAAAAAACACCTGAAGCCCTTGCTGGCAAAAGCCAAGAAAAGCCGAAAGTACTCATGGCTGAAAAACGCTGACTCTATTGCACTGCAACAGGCCACTATCAATCTGGATACGGCCTTTCAAAACTTTTTCAATCCCAAATTGCAGGCAAGATTTCCTCGCTTCAAGAAAAAGCATGGCAAGCAAAGTAGCTACCATTGTACGTCTGTCTCTGTGGGCGATAACTGGATAAAAATCCCCAAGCGCAAGCCCATAAGGGCTAAAGTGCATCGTGAAATAGTGGGTAAGGTGAAGTCTGTCACCCTGAGCAGAACGCTAACCGGCAAGTATTTTGCCTCCATATTGGCTGATGATACCCAGGAACAACCAAAACAGATTGATAATCTTGAAGCTAATCAGGTTGTCGGTGTTGATATGGGGATTGCTGATCTGGCTATCACCAGTACCGGCCATAAGACTGGCAATCCTCGCTTTCTGAAAAAAGCACAACGTAACCTGAAAAGAAAACAACAGGCTCTATCTCGCTGCAAGAAAGGCTCAAAAGGTAGGCACAAAGCCCGTTTATTGGTGGCAAAGGCGCATGAGCGTGTAGCCTTTGCCCGTAATGATTTTCAGCATAAGCTATCAAAACAACTCATCGACGAAAACCAAGCGGTGATTGTGGAGACACTGAAAGTTAAAAACATGCTCAAGAACAAGCGTCTTGCTCGTTCTATTGTTGATGCTGGCTGGCACTCACTGATAACCAAACTCGAATACAAGGCAAAGCAGGAAGGTAAACATCTGGTGAAGATAGACCAGTGGTTTGCATCCTCTAAAACTTGCTCAGTCTGCGATTTGAAACAGGAAAAAATGCCATTGAGAATCCGATCATGGGAGTGTAGCTGTGGTGCTATCCATGACCGGGATATTAATGCAGCTCGCAATATCAAGAAGCAAGGCATATTGAAATTAAAGGCGGAAGGACTGTCCGTTTCTGCTGATGGAGGCTTGCGTAAATCCGGCAGACTGTCGGTTGCTGCCTAA
- the tnpA gene encoding IS200/IS605 family transposase: MSAHNKDLLKGYLRKRHSVTKLVVHLVFTTKYRRKLFDGYMIKQLRESFESACEKLECQLLEMDGEKDHAHLLVAYPPKLAISVMVNNLKSTSSRRLRMLNTHLTAQSKAGLMWSRSYFACSAGGAGGATIETLKDYVNSQSTPD, from the coding sequence GTGAGCGCACACAATAAAGATTTGCTTAAAGGGTATCTTCGCAAACGACATAGCGTTACCAAGCTGGTTGTTCATTTGGTGTTCACGACAAAGTACAGACGAAAGCTTTTTGATGGCTATATGATCAAGCAGTTACGGGAGTCGTTCGAGAGTGCATGTGAAAAACTGGAATGCCAGTTACTTGAAATGGATGGCGAAAAAGATCACGCACACCTGTTGGTGGCCTACCCACCAAAACTGGCTATCAGTGTCATGGTAAATAATCTCAAATCAACATCATCAAGACGGTTGCGAATGCTGAATACCCACCTTACTGCTCAGAGCAAAGCAGGCTTAATGTGGTCAAGGTCTTACTTTGCTTGCAGTGCTGGCGGTGCTGGCGGTGCAACTATCGAGACTCTGAAGGACTACGTTAATAGCCAGAGTACACCAGATTGA
- a CDS encoding SLC13 family permease, which translates to MLTLLTPLLKGMDHTDPGIKGMILAVPVAANVGGIGTPIGTPPNAIAFRYLTAEYAMSFGDWILFAIPMATILIFISWTLLRKVYPTGIHAIHLEIDSEFEQRKEAFIVYGTTAATILLWVTASRHGINSYTAALLPVVVFSLCGIITTEDIKQINWDVLAIAV; encoded by the coding sequence ATGCTGACTTTGCTCACACCACTGCTGAAAGGCATGGATCACACTGATCCTGGCATCAAAGGTATGATTCTGGCAGTGCCTGTTGCTGCCAACGTGGGCGGTATTGGCACACCCATCGGCACACCACCAAACGCCATTGCTTTCCGCTACCTGACAGCCGAATACGCCATGAGCTTTGGTGACTGGATACTGTTTGCCATTCCCATGGCCACCATTCTGATTTTCATCAGCTGGACTCTGCTACGCAAAGTTTACCCTACAGGTATTCATGCTATTCATCTGGAAATCGACAGTGAATTCGAGCAGAGAAAAGAGGCTTTCATTGTCTATGGCACTACAGCAGCAACCATTCTGCTTTGGGTTACCGCCAGTCGCCATGGCATCAATTCATACACCGCTGCCCTATTGCCTGTTGTCGTCTTTTCCCTGTGTGGCATTATCACCACTGAAGACATCAAACAGATTAACTGGGACGTACTAGCCATCGCAGTGTGA